From one Lemur catta isolate mLemCat1 chromosome 5, mLemCat1.pri, whole genome shotgun sequence genomic stretch:
- the LOC123638368 gene encoding putative olfactory receptor 2W6, with protein MWSQVMEKDNISSFEGFILVGFSDRPHLEMILFVVVLTFYLLTLLGNMTIILLSALDSRLHTPMYFFLANLSFLDMCFTTGTIPQMLYNLWGPDKTISYVGCAIQLYFVLALGGVECVLLAVMAYDRYAAVCKPLHYTVIIHPRLCGQLASVAWLSGFGNSLIMAPQTLMLPRCGHRRVDHFLCEMPALIGMACVDTMTLEVLAFALAIFIILAPLILILISYSYIARAVFSIKSAAGRKKAFNTCSSHLVVVSLFYGTIIYMYLQPANTYSQDQGKFLTLFYTIVTPSVNPLIYTLRNKDVKEAMKKVLGKGSAEV; from the coding sequence ATGTGGTCACAGGTGATGGAAAAGGACAATATAAGTTCTTTTGAAGGCTTCATCTTGGTAGGCTTCTCTGACCGTCCCCACCTGGAGATGATCCTCTTTGTGGTTGTCCTCACCTTTTATCTGCTGACTCTTCTTGGCAACATGACCATCATCTTGCTTTCAGCTCTGGATTCTCGACTGCACACACCAATGTATTTCTTTTTGGCCAATCTCTCATTCCTGGACATGTGTTTCACCACAGGCACCATCCCTCAGATGCTCTACAATCTTTGGGGCCCTGACAAGACTATCAGCTATGTGGGTTGTGCCATCCAGCTCTACTTTGTCCTGGCCCTGGGCGGCGTGGAGTGTGTACTCCTGGCCGTCATGGCATATGACCGTTATGCTGCAGTCTGCAAACCCCTGCACTACACTGTCATTATACACCCACGTCTCTGTGGGCAGCTGGCTTCAGTGGCATGGTTGAGCGGCTTTGGCAATTCTCTCATAATGGCCCCCCAGACATTGATGCTACCTCGCTGTGGGCACAGACGGGTGGACCACTTTCTCTGTGAGATGCCAGCACTAATTGGTATGGCCTGTGTAGATACTATGACCCTTGAGGTTCTGGCTTTTGCCTTGGCAATCTTTATCATCCTGGCACcactcatcctcatcctcatctctTACAGTTATATTGCACGGGCAGTGTTTAGCATTAAGTCAGCTGCTGGGCGAAAGAAAGCCTTCAACACTTGCAGCTCCCATCTAGTTGTTGTCTCTCTCTTCTATGGTACAATCATATACATGTACCTCCAGCCAGCAAACACTTATTCCCAGGACCAGGGCAAGTTTCTTACTCTTTTCTACACAATTGTCACTCCCAGTGTTAATCCCCTAATCTATACACTGAGAAACAAAGATGTTAAAGAGGCTATGAAGAAGGTGCTAGGGAAGGGAAGTGCGGAAGTATAG